One genomic window of Clostridium taeniosporum includes the following:
- the secF gene encoding protein translocase subunit SecF, translated as MFRIIEKSKIWLSISLIIILIGLGFLFTKGLNFGIDFNGGTQLTIQLQEGIDKQQVDEIVKSYASDAVTNTIKNNQYEVKSGDLDSKKVSSIMGELKEKYNLDNNALLSQNEIGASIGKELTKNSLTALFAACVVMLIYIAIRFEFKFGIAALVATVHDVLITISVYAILGISVNTPFIAAILTIIGYSMNDTIVIFDRIRENSKNMRRANAIEIANTSLTETMTRSINTTITTLFTIIAVNIFVPTVREFTIPLIIGIVAGAYSSIFVASPVWVYLKNKLGNNKIKTNNKKLQRV; from the coding sequence ATGTTTAGAATAATAGAAAAATCAAAGATATGGCTTTCAATTTCTCTAATTATAATCTTAATAGGATTGGGATTTTTGTTTACCAAAGGTTTAAATTTTGGAATAGATTTTAATGGTGGTACTCAATTAACAATTCAATTACAAGAAGGTATAGATAAACAACAAGTAGATGAGATAGTAAAATCTTATGCATCAGATGCTGTGACAAATACAATAAAGAATAATCAATATGAAGTTAAGTCAGGCGATTTAGATAGTAAAAAAGTATCATCTATAATGGGTGAATTAAAAGAAAAATATAATTTAGATAACAATGCATTACTTTCTCAAAATGAAATAGGTGCTTCAATAGGTAAAGAATTAACTAAAAATTCATTAACAGCATTATTTGCTGCATGCGTAGTTATGCTTATATATATAGCAATAAGATTTGAATTTAAATTTGGTATTGCAGCTTTAGTAGCAACAGTACATGATGTTTTAATAACAATAAGTGTTTATGCTATTTTAGGAATATCAGTAAATACTCCTTTTATAGCAGCTATTCTTACTATAATAGGATATTCAATGAATGATACTATAGTAATATTTGATAGAATAAGAGAAAATTCTAAGAATATGAGAAGAGCGAATGCAATAGAAATAGCTAATACAAGTTTAACAGAAACTATGACAAGATCTATAAATACAACTATTACAACTTTATTTACAATAATTGCTGTAAATATATTTGTACCAACAGTTAGAGAATTTACTATTCCACTTATTATAGGAATAGTAGCAGGTGCTTACTCTTCAATATTTGTAGCTTCTCCAGTATGGGTTTATCTTAAAAATAAACTTGGAAACAACAAGATAAAAACAAATAATAAGAAACTACAAAGAGTTTAA
- a CDS encoding DHH family phosphoesterase — translation MRKFWESIYCPNYITGYNPFILKGMNKALEKVVSAVNNRKKIIVYGTSNVDGICATASLILVLKYLNADVEYLIYDEENSRGKLNSKAIKNNVDFLGAELLITLGLGLESQEEVDLCKKLGIDLIVLENKESEVIDKYIYINPNQKGCQYRYKDLSISALTFKLMQSIAIYYNMKSINKYLDLILMGVKFVNASIKGENRVFIKEGNKFLFNTNNNGLRSVMEFNNIMECDCHAMDSMIEFITPTIGPVGIMDNARIVLELLTTGDKDRADQIVKYLYSSKKNELLK, via the coding sequence ATGCGTAAGTTCTGGGAAAGTATTTATTGTCCAAATTATATTACTGGATATAACCCATTTATACTTAAAGGTATGAATAAAGCATTAGAGAAGGTAGTCTCTGCTGTGAATAATAGAAAAAAAATAATTGTTTATGGTACTTCAAATGTTGATGGTATTTGTGCCACTGCTTCTCTAATACTTGTATTAAAGTATTTAAACGCAGATGTTGAATACTTGATATATGATGAAGAAAATAGTAGAGGTAAACTTAATTCTAAAGCTATAAAAAATAATGTAGATTTTTTGGGCGCTGAATTATTAATAACTTTAGGTTTAGGGTTGGAATCACAAGAGGAAGTAGATTTATGCAAAAAATTAGGTATAGATTTAATTGTTCTTGAAAATAAAGAGAGTGAAGTTATAGACAAATACATATACATTAATCCAAATCAAAAAGGCTGTCAATATAGATATAAAGATTTATCTATAAGTGCTTTAACATTTAAATTAATGCAATCAATAGCAATATACTATAATATGAAAAGTATTAATAAATATTTGGATTTAATTCTTATGGGAGTAAAGTTTGTGAATGCTTCTATAAAAGGGGAAAACAGGGTATTTATCAAAGAGGGAAACAAGTTCCTATTTAATACAAATAATAATGGGCTAAGATCAGTAATGGAATTTAATAATATAATGGAATGTGATTGTCATGCTATGGATAGCATGATAGAATTTATTACGCCCACAATAGGGCCTGTTGGAATTATGGACAATGCAAGAATAGTACTAGAATTATTAACTACTGGTGATAAAGATAGAGCAGATCAGATTGTTAAATATTTATATAGTTCAAAGAAAAATGAACTTTTAAAATAA
- a CDS encoding adenine phosphoribosyltransferase, translating into MDLKEKIRIIDGFPKEGISFKDITTLIGDGEGLKVSIDMFVEYLKDKNIDLIVGPEARGFIFGVPVAYALGAGFVPVRKPGKLPGETISVNYDLEYGSDSLQIHKDSIKKGQRVAIVDDLLATGGTVEGVAKLVEQAGGEVVSLAFLIELIDLKGRDKLKGYDVMSLTKYDI; encoded by the coding sequence ATGGATTTAAAAGAAAAAATAAGAATAATTGATGGATTTCCTAAGGAAGGCATAAGCTTTAAAGATATAACTACATTAATAGGAGACGGTGAAGGTCTAAAAGTTTCAATCGATATGTTTGTAGAATATTTAAAAGATAAGAATATTGATTTAATCGTTGGGCCAGAAGCAAGAGGATTTATATTTGGCGTTCCAGTTGCATATGCATTAGGTGCTGGTTTTGTTCCAGTTAGAAAACCAGGTAAGCTACCAGGAGAAACTATATCTGTTAACTATGATTTAGAATATGGTAGTGACTCACTTCAAATTCACAAAGATTCTATAAAAAAAGGTCAAAGAGTTGCTATAGTAGATGATTTATTAGCAACTGGTGGAACAGTTGAAGGCGTTGCTAAATTAGTTGAACAAGCTGGGGGAGAAGTAGTTTCACTTGCATTTTTAATAGAATTAATTGATCTTAAAGGAAGAGATAAGTTAAAAGGATATGATGTAATGTCATTAACTAAATATGACATTTAA
- a CDS encoding RelA/SpoT family protein, producing MIDNLLKKIHTNCHNIDVEMIKKAYFFAEDAHKEQKRESGEPYIIHPIDVAEILAELGMDTSTIVAGLLHDVIEDTTCSYESMKTIFNEEIANLVNGVTKLGKIQYKTKEEQQADNVRKMLLAMAKDIRVIIIKLADRLHNMRTLKFMPKEKQKLKAKETLDIYAPLAHRLGMSKIKWELEDLSFRYLHEDEYYKLVEEIAEKRVERETYINEVVCYLKEKLDESGIDSDIEGRPKHFYSIYKKMTNKNKSIEQIFDLTAIRILVNSVKDCYGVLGIVHTIYKPIPGRFKDYIAMPKPNMYQSLHTTVIGNQGKTFEIQIRTFEMHKTAEYGIAAHWKYKEGDKNEEDKAKEFEKKLVWLRDMLEWQKETSDAEEFIEGFKIDLFSDEVFVFTPKGVVINLCAKATPIDFAYRIHTDIGNKCVGAKVNGRIVPLDYTLKTGEIVEILTSSNSKGPNMDWLNIAKSNQSKSKIKQWFKKAKKEENILKGKDLLEKELKKQGVNFADIAKGESYDKLIKRYNIHSIEDLHVLIGVGGISPSSFVSRMKEENEPHKDKENQYTLNKTIEEQIAKNHRVKLADSYGITVKGESNLMVRFARCCNPVPGDDILGYVTKGRGVSVHRTDCSNLKNLIKTDADKVVDVSWGIAKGNAYFAEIQVKSEDKLGILSDIMSIITDLKVNLSALNANPAKDGVALINIKIKITSIDELKNLMKKIKSLKGIMDVYRMNS from the coding sequence ATGATTGATAATTTATTAAAAAAGATTCATACTAATTGTCATAATATAGATGTAGAAATGATAAAAAAAGCATATTTCTTTGCAGAAGATGCACATAAGGAGCAAAAAAGGGAATCGGGGGAGCCATATATAATTCATCCAATAGATGTAGCAGAAATTCTTGCAGAACTTGGAATGGATACAAGTACAATTGTAGCAGGTTTACTTCATGATGTTATTGAAGATACAACATGTTCTTATGAGAGTATGAAAACTATTTTTAATGAAGAAATAGCCAATTTAGTTAATGGGGTAACTAAACTTGGAAAAATACAATATAAAACAAAAGAAGAACAACAAGCCGATAATGTTAGAAAAATGTTACTTGCCATGGCTAAAGATATAAGAGTAATAATTATAAAATTAGCAGATAGGCTTCATAACATGAGAACACTTAAATTTATGCCTAAAGAGAAGCAAAAATTAAAAGCAAAGGAAACATTGGATATTTATGCCCCTTTAGCTCATAGACTTGGTATGTCTAAGATAAAATGGGAATTGGAAGATCTCTCTTTTAGGTATTTACATGAAGATGAATATTATAAATTAGTAGAAGAAATAGCGGAAAAAAGAGTAGAACGAGAAACATATATAAATGAAGTGGTATGTTATTTAAAAGAAAAATTAGATGAATCAGGAATAGATTCTGATATTGAAGGCAGACCAAAGCATTTTTATAGTATTTATAAAAAAATGACAAATAAAAATAAAAGCATAGAACAAATTTTTGATTTAACAGCTATCAGAATATTGGTAAACTCAGTAAAAGATTGTTATGGAGTTTTAGGGATAGTACATACAATATATAAACCAATACCAGGTAGATTTAAAGATTATATAGCTATGCCAAAACCTAATATGTATCAATCATTACATACAACAGTAATTGGAAATCAAGGAAAAACTTTTGAAATCCAAATAAGAACTTTTGAAATGCATAAGACAGCAGAATATGGAATCGCAGCTCACTGGAAATATAAAGAGGGCGATAAAAATGAAGAAGATAAAGCAAAAGAATTTGAAAAAAAATTGGTATGGCTTAGAGATATGCTAGAATGGCAAAAAGAAACTTCAGATGCAGAAGAATTTATAGAGGGATTTAAAATAGATCTATTTTCTGATGAGGTTTTTGTTTTTACACCAAAGGGTGTTGTAATAAACTTATGTGCCAAAGCAACACCAATAGATTTTGCTTATAGGATACATACTGATATTGGAAATAAATGTGTAGGTGCTAAAGTAAATGGAAGGATAGTACCACTTGACTATACTTTAAAAACTGGAGAAATAGTTGAAATATTAACATCATCTAATTCTAAAGGCCCTAATATGGATTGGTTAAATATCGCTAAGAGTAATCAATCAAAAAGTAAAATAAAACAGTGGTTTAAAAAAGCTAAAAAAGAAGAAAACATATTAAAAGGTAAAGATCTTCTAGAAAAAGAATTAAAAAAACAAGGGGTTAATTTTGCTGATATAGCTAAGGGTGAAAGTTATGATAAATTAATTAAGAGATATAATATTCACTCAATTGAAGATTTACATGTTTTAATTGGTGTTGGAGGAATTTCCCCATCTTCTTTTGTTTCAAGAATGAAAGAAGAAAATGAGCCACATAAAGATAAGGAAAATCAATATACATTAAATAAAACTATAGAAGAGCAGATAGCTAAAAATCATAGGGTAAAACTAGCTGATAGCTATGGAATAACAGTAAAAGGTGAAAGTAATCTTATGGTTAGATTTGCTAGATGTTGTAATCCAGTTCCAGGTGATGATATATTAGGATATGTAACTAAGGGAAGAGGAGTCTCTGTTCATAGAACTGATTGTAGTAATTTAAAAAATTTAATAAAAACAGATGCGGATAAAGTTGTAGATGTATCATGGGGAATAGCTAAGGGAAATGCATATTTTGCTGAAATACAAGTTAAATCAGAAGATAAGCTTGGAATTTTATCTGATATAATGAGTATTATAACTGATTTAAAAGTGAATTTAAGTGCATTAAATGCAAATCCAGCTAAAGATGGCGTAGCACTTATAAATATAAAGATAAAAATTACTTCTATTGATGAATTAAAAAATCTTATGAAAAAGATAAAATCATTAAAAGGTATAATGGATGTTTATAGAATGAATAGTTAG
- the dtd gene encoding D-aminoacyl-tRNA deacylase has translation MRAVVQRVTSSNVKVDGNIVGSIGEGLNVLIGISKNDTLEDLKYIRDKVINLRIFHDENDKMNLSILDLKGQLLVISQFTLYGDCRKGRRPNFMEAKGGEEAKELYEEFIKLLNESGLKVETGEFGADMKVEINNDGPVTILLDSTKSF, from the coding sequence ATGAGAGCAGTAGTACAGAGAGTAACATCATCAAATGTTAAGGTTGATGGCAATATAGTTGGTTCAATAGGGGAAGGATTAAATGTATTAATTGGAATCTCTAAGAATGATACATTAGAAGATTTAAAATATATAAGAGATAAAGTAATTAATTTAAGAATTTTCCATGATGAAAATGATAAAATGAATTTATCTATATTAGATTTAAAAGGACAATTATTAGTTATTTCTCAATTTACATTGTATGGAGATTGTAGAAAGGGTAGAAGACCAAATTTCATGGAAGCTAAAGGTGGCGAAGAAGCAAAAGAACTTTATGAAGAATTTATAAAGCTTTTAAATGAATCAGGTTTAAAGGTTGAAACTGGTGAATTTGGAGCAGATATGAAAGTGGAAATTAATAATGATGGTCCTGTAACAATACTTTTAGATAGTACTAAAAGCTTTTAA
- a CDS encoding MBL fold metallo-hydrolase, which translates to MIIKTIPAGMYEANCYLVIDEDTKDCGIIDPGGDGSRIKSIIKSLDINVKYILLTHGHMDHVGAVVELSEEFNIPFYISKIDEEYMEKDNFVFGTLPKASGYLQEGDKIKLGNKEFKVIETPGHTKGGLCFLIEDKLFTGDTLFQASIGRTDFAGGNFEEIIKSIKEKLLILGDDIEVHPGHGPMSTIGYEKRGNSFLIC; encoded by the coding sequence ATGATTATAAAAACAATTCCAGCAGGAATGTATGAAGCAAATTGTTATTTAGTAATAGATGAAGATACAAAGGATTGTGGAATAATTGATCCAGGTGGAGATGGGAGCAGAATCAAAAGTATAATTAAATCTTTAGATATTAATGTGAAATATATTTTATTAACTCATGGTCATATGGATCATGTAGGTGCAGTGGTAGAATTAAGTGAAGAATTTAATATACCATTTTATATAAGCAAAATAGATGAAGAGTATATGGAAAAAGATAATTTCGTTTTTGGAACATTACCAAAAGCCTCAGGTTACTTGCAAGAAGGTGATAAAATAAAATTAGGAAATAAAGAATTTAAAGTAATAGAAACACCGGGACATACAAAAGGTGGACTTTGTTTTTTAATTGAAGACAAACTATTTACAGGAGATACGCTTTTCCAGGCATCTATTGGAAGAACTGATTTTGCAGGTGGTAATTTTGAAGAAATTATAAAAAGTATAAAAGAAAAACTATTAATACTTGGAGATGATATAGAAGTACATCCAGGGCATGGTCCAATGTCTACAATAGGATATGAAAAAAGAGGAAATAGTTTTTTAATATGCTAG
- a CDS encoding coproporphyrinogen III oxidase: MEIKINLNNLKYRYDVYQLFNIYFPLSEIKFVDDEFNYSFYIDEKVMKFSHKEYIKEESLGENVKYSLRRFIFSCLKEITKDEYPWGTLIGIRPSKIALKLLREGKSEKEIIDIFKKDYLAYEDKAKICVEIAKSEERFVNNEQNKISIYIGMAFCPTKCLYCSFTSNSIVGNKKLVNPYLQALIKEIKGISSYVNEKNLEIETVYFGGGTPTSVNDEQFKSVMNEIYNGFIKEKAVKEFTVECGRPDTITLDKLKTMKEYDVTRISINPQTMNDKTLKLIGRNHTVDDIKEKFKVARSLGFDDINMDIIIGLPGEGHKELIKTKDDLIELNPDSVTVHGLCLKRGSRMYENFILKKGLDIPKQEEIMKMYEESRNLAKQLKISPYYMYRQKNMVGNMENVGYARKGKECIYNIEMIEEKQTVIALGADAVSKIIFLNENRIERFANLKDIREYINRVDEMIDKKIKLLNTLY, encoded by the coding sequence ATGGAGATCAAAATTAATTTAAATAATTTAAAGTATAGATATGATGTATACCAACTATTTAATATATATTTTCCTTTAAGTGAAATTAAATTTGTAGATGATGAATTTAACTATTCTTTTTATATTGATGAAAAAGTAATGAAATTTTCACATAAGGAATATATAAAAGAAGAATCTTTAGGAGAGAATGTTAAATATTCTCTCAGAAGATTCATTTTTTCCTGTCTAAAGGAAATAACAAAAGATGAATATCCATGGGGAACTTTAATTGGAATTAGGCCTTCTAAAATAGCATTAAAATTATTAAGAGAAGGAAAAAGCGAAAAAGAAATAATAGATATATTTAAAAAAGATTATTTAGCATATGAGGATAAGGCAAAGATATGTGTAGAGATTGCTAAATCAGAAGAAAGATTTGTAAATAATGAGCAAAATAAAATTTCTATTTATATAGGTATGGCTTTTTGTCCAACTAAATGTTTATATTGTTCATTTACATCAAATTCTATAGTAGGAAACAAGAAATTAGTTAATCCATACTTACAAGCGTTAATAAAGGAAATCAAAGGAATTAGCTCGTATGTAAATGAAAAAAACTTAGAAATAGAAACGGTTTATTTTGGTGGTGGAACACCAACCTCGGTAAATGATGAACAGTTTAAATCTGTTATGAATGAAATATATAATGGGTTTATAAAAGAAAAAGCTGTAAAAGAATTTACAGTTGAATGTGGAAGACCAGATACTATAACTTTAGATAAATTAAAAACCATGAAAGAATATGATGTTACTAGAATAAGTATAAATCCACAGACAATGAATGATAAGACCTTAAAATTAATAGGAAGAAATCATACTGTAGATGATATAAAAGAAAAGTTTAAAGTGGCTAGAAGTCTTGGGTTTGATGATATAAATATGGATATAATAATAGGGTTACCTGGAGAAGGTCATAAGGAACTTATAAAAACAAAAGATGATTTGATAGAATTAAATCCAGATAGCGTTACAGTTCATGGGCTATGTTTAAAAAGAGGCTCTAGAATGTATGAAAACTTTATTTTGAAAAAGGGACTTGACATTCCTAAACAAGAAGAGATAATGAAAATGTATGAAGAAAGTAGGAATTTAGCAAAACAACTAAAAATTTCACCATATTATATGTATAGGCAAAAAAATATGGTTGGAAATATGGAAAATGTGGGTTATGCTAGAAAAGGAAAAGAATGCATCTATAATATAGAAATGATTGAAGAAAAACAAACAGTTATTGCTTTAGGTGCAGATGCTGTTAGCAAAATAATTTTCTTAAATGAAAATAGAATAGAAAGATTTGCTAACTTAAAAGATATTAGAGAATATATTAACAGGGTAGATGAAATGATTGATAAAAAGATAAAATTATTAAATACATTATATTAG
- the hisS gene encoding histidine--tRNA ligase: MAMEMQAPKGTKDMLPQDAYKWHYVENTFRDVVKTYGIREIRTPIFEHTELFLRGVGDTTDIVQKEMYTFNDKGNRSVTLKPEGTAPAVRAFIENRLFNEAQPTKLFYITPTFRYENVQKGRLRQFHQCGIEIFGSKEPTMDVEAIKVAMDTLSKLGLKSLSLHINNLGCPTCRSKYNEALRKFLEENYNNLCNTCKSRFEKNPMRILDCKERKCKEITKSAPIILDYVCEECKDHFDKVKEYLDILGLPYTVDPGIVRGLDYYTKTIFEIINDDFTVCGGGRYDKLIEELGGPEMPAVGFAIGEERIIMTLENEGIEIPNENMVDLYIGARGDSEKKYAFKLAHDLRFLGVKCEINHMGRSIKAEMKYANKIGAKFTTILGEDELQTNKINLKRMEDGEIFTLALDNIEEIQKIVK, translated from the coding sequence ATGGCAATGGAAATGCAAGCACCAAAGGGTACTAAAGACATGCTACCACAGGATGCGTATAAATGGCATTATGTAGAAAATACATTTAGAGATGTAGTAAAGACTTATGGAATAAGAGAAATTAGAACACCTATATTTGAACATACAGAGTTGTTTTTAAGAGGAGTTGGAGATACTACTGATATAGTTCAAAAAGAAATGTATACTTTTAATGATAAAGGAAATAGAAGTGTAACTTTAAAGCCAGAGGGAACTGCACCAGCAGTTAGAGCATTTATTGAAAATAGATTATTTAATGAAGCCCAACCTACAAAATTGTTTTACATAACTCCCACTTTTAGATATGAAAATGTTCAAAAAGGAAGACTTAGACAATTTCATCAATGTGGAATTGAAATTTTTGGATCTAAAGAACCTACAATGGATGTTGAAGCAATAAAAGTTGCTATGGATACATTAAGTAAATTAGGTTTAAAAAGTTTAAGTTTACACATTAATAATTTGGGATGTCCAACTTGTAGATCAAAATATAATGAAGCACTAAGAAAATTCTTAGAGGAAAATTATAATAATCTTTGCAATACTTGTAAGAGTAGATTTGAAAAAAATCCTATGAGAATTTTAGATTGTAAAGAAAGAAAATGTAAGGAAATTACTAAAAGTGCTCCAATAATATTAGATTATGTTTGTGAAGAGTGTAAAGATCATTTTGATAAAGTTAAAGAATATTTAGATATTTTAGGACTTCCTTATACAGTAGATCCAGGAATTGTTAGAGGATTAGATTATTATACAAAGACAATCTTTGAAATAATAAATGATGATTTCACTGTATGTGGTGGTGGAAGATATGATAAACTTATAGAGGAACTTGGTGGGCCAGAAATGCCAGCAGTAGGATTTGCTATAGGTGAAGAAAGAATAATAATGACTCTTGAAAATGAAGGTATTGAAATTCCTAATGAAAATATGGTTGATTTATACATAGGAGCAAGAGGAGACTCAGAAAAGAAATATGCTTTTAAGCTGGCTCATGACTTGAGATTTTTAGGAGTAAAATGTGAAATTAATCATATGGGAAGAAGCATAAAAGCAGAGATGAAATATGCTAATAAAATTGGAGCTAAGTTTACAACAATATTAGGTGAAGATGAATTACAAACTAATAAGATTAATCTAAAGAGAATGGAAGATGGAGAAATTTTTACTCTTGCATTAGATAATATAGAAGAAATACAAAAAATAGTTAAATAA
- the aspS gene encoding aspartate--tRNA ligase: MGEALNGLKRTMMCGEPREEHVGQKITLMGWVQRNRKLGGLDFIDLRDKTGIMQVVFGEEINVEAFEKAKSVRPEYCIAVTGEVVKRESVNENMPTGFVELKCESLKILSESETPPIYIKENLDAAENIRLKYRYLDLRRPDMHRIFEIRSKTTKAIRDYLEQHDFLDVETPMLTKSTPEGARDYLVPSRNYPGMFYALPQSPQIFKQLLMVSGFDKYYQIAKCFRDEDLRANRQPEFTQVDMELSFVEQDDIMALNEGLIAHVFKKVAGVDVKLPIKRMTFKDAMEKYGSDKPDLRFGMEITNITEDVKDMDFVVFKSAIEAGGSVRALCLKGGATLGRKPLDKLGEFVKTYKAKGLAWIQLKEDGVKSSIAKFLTDDVTNSIIKTMGAETGDAILIVADKDSVAFQSLGALRLELAKQFDLIKDKNEFNFTWITEFPLFEYSEEEERYTACHHPFTAPMEEDLEFIESDPGIVRSKAYDLVLNGEELGGGSIRIHDMELQQRMFKALGFTEEQAWERFGFLLQAFKFGPPPHGGLAFGLDRMIMFLAGTENIKDVIAFPKNQNAYCYLSEAPNIADEKQLTELGISILPKEDKKEEE, translated from the coding sequence ATGGGTGAAGCTTTAAATGGCTTAAAGCGTACAATGATGTGTGGCGAACCTAGAGAAGAACATGTAGGTCAAAAGATTACATTAATGGGATGGGTTCAAAGAAATAGAAAACTTGGAGGACTTGATTTTATTGATTTAAGAGATAAAACAGGTATTATGCAAGTTGTTTTTGGTGAAGAAATAAATGTTGAAGCTTTTGAAAAAGCAAAAAGTGTAAGACCAGAATATTGTATAGCAGTAACTGGAGAAGTTGTAAAAAGAGAAAGTGTTAATGAAAATATGCCTACTGGTTTTGTGGAATTAAAATGTGAATCATTAAAAATTCTTTCAGAATCAGAAACACCACCAATATATATAAAAGAAAATTTAGATGCAGCTGAAAATATTAGATTAAAATATAGATATTTAGATTTAAGAAGACCAGATATGCACAGAATTTTTGAAATAAGAAGCAAAACTACTAAGGCTATTCGTGATTATTTAGAACAACATGATTTCTTAGATGTAGAAACTCCAATGCTTACAAAGAGTACACCAGAAGGAGCCAGAGATTATTTAGTACCTTCAAGAAATTATCCAGGTATGTTCTATGCACTTCCACAATCACCACAAATATTTAAACAATTATTAATGGTATCTGGATTTGATAAGTATTATCAAATAGCTAAATGTTTTAGAGATGAAGATTTAAGAGCTAATAGACAACCAGAATTTACTCAAGTTGATATGGAATTAAGCTTTGTAGAACAAGATGATATAATGGCATTAAATGAAGGTTTAATAGCTCACGTATTTAAAAAGGTAGCAGGAGTTGATGTTAAACTTCCAATTAAGAGAATGACATTTAAAGATGCTATGGAAAAATACGGTTCAGATAAGCCAGATTTAAGATTTGGGATGGAAATAACTAATATAACAGAAGATGTTAAAGATATGGATTTTGTAGTATTTAAATCTGCAATAGAAGCTGGCGGAAGCGTTAGAGCATTATGCTTAAAAGGTGGAGCTACATTAGGTAGAAAGCCACTTGATAAATTAGGTGAATTCGTTAAAACTTATAAGGCAAAAGGTCTTGCATGGATTCAACTTAAAGAAGATGGAGTTAAATCTTCAATAGCTAAATTCTTAACTGATGATGTTACAAACTCAATTATAAAAACTATGGGAGCAGAAACTGGAGATGCTATATTAATAGTAGCAGATAAAGATTCTGTAGCATTCCAAAGCTTAGGAGCTTTAAGATTAGAGCTTGCGAAGCAATTTGATTTAATAAAAGATAAAAATGAATTTAACTTTACATGGATTACTGAATTCCCATTATTTGAGTATAGTGAAGAAGAAGAAAGATATACAGCTTGCCATCATCCATTTACTGCACCAATGGAAGAAGATTTAGAATTCATTGAATCAGATCCAGGTATAGTAAGATCTAAAGCATATGATTTAGTATTAAATGGAGAAGAATTAGGTGGAGGTTCTATAAGAATTCATGATATGGAACTTCAACAAAGAATGTTTAAGGCATTAGGATTTACTGAAGAACAAGCTTGGGAAAGATTTGGATTCTTATTACAAGCATTTAAATTTGGACCACCACCACATGGCGGTTTAGCATTTGGTCTTGATAGAATGATAATGTTCTTAGCTGGAACAGAAAATATTAAAGATGTTATAGCATTCCCTAAAAATCAAAATGCTTATTGTTATTTAAGTGAAGCTCCTAATATAGCTGATGAAAAACAATTAACAGAACTTGGAATTTCAATACTTCCAAAAGAAGATAAAAAAGAAGAAGAATAA